GGAATTATTTTCAGGCATGAAGAATTTTCTGATACATgctgtaaagaaaaataatgtcacactaatattttgaaattcattGTTTTTGCAGATACTGGATACAAATCCGCAACTCTTTTTTCAACTCCAACAGCAGAGATTGATAGAATTAATTCGGAATGGAAAAGTAGAAGAAGCCCTGGAGTTTGCTCAAGAGGATCTTGCTCCTAGGGCAGAAGAAAATGTAACTCTGCTTCATTAATTCATGAGAACTTTCATTATGCATGCTTAGTTTGTTTCTAAACAGTTTGTGCCTTTAACCAGCACTAATCTGTTGTTACTAATATGTGGATTTAAATAAGATAGCCAAAGCTTTCTGCAGCAAAGCTTTTTAGAAGAGTTGGAGAGGACCATTTCACTCCTGGCATTTGAAGATACTTCAAACTGCCCAGTTGGAGAGCTTTTGGACATATCACAGCGCCTTAAGACAGCGAGCGAGGTGAATGCTGCCGTACTTACTAGCCAAAGTCATgaaaaaggttttctttttttctaccttctatgttctttatttatttacctttgGATAGTAGATGACTGGTTATTAGTAAGATGGTATACCTAGTCAAGTAGTCATTAACAAGGCTTGACCATCCTGTGCTGGCCCTGCAACATTGTTTTAGAAAGTTACTTGGTATACATTTTCCATGCTTTGTCTATGGAATGGAACTTTCAATTCTAAAAGTATATTTCTCTTCTAGATACCTTTCAGTTCTGTGGACAATCCACTTTGTTCTTTACAGCCCTAGCCTTAATACCTGCTTATTGATCAACAACTAAAAACAGAAGAATGTAAATACATTTTCTGTGTAGCATGCTCCAGATATTCTTTACGAATCATTTGGCTTGTTATTAGCCATCCTTCGATTCTtgtattagaaataaaattttgttttccttttagttGGATATACGTCTATCTGTTTGTCCTTCAATTCAATACTGTTCAAAGAAGCCTCTTTGTGCTCTTGTGAGATTTAGAAGGCATCAATGATTTGATGTACTTTGGTTACAGAATTTCTTTAACACTGAGGGTAGAATGtcaaaaattttgcatcaattCTGACTTTTACAAGCAAAAAGGATTCCGTGATTGCCTGGAATGTGCGAATTCTTTTGTCAAATTCTAGCTTTTTTACGTATTTAAGTTACCTACATTGGGCAGTTTGATTTAAAACTTGAGATTATTTCTCCGGTCTTCAAGAAATAGTAAGTTTTGGCTTAAATATGCTTGCTGGATTACAGACCCAAAGCTTCCAAGCTTGCTAAAGATGCTGATATGGGCTCAGAATAAACTTGATAAGAAAGCTGCTTATCCCTGCATAAATGATTTATCAAATGCCAGAATTGAAGACCCCACTTTTTGAAAGAATTGCAAGTTATTGCTGAGGAAGCGAGTGGCCTCGGATTCATCAGAGATAGAACCGAACCAAATGCAGCTATTATGCTTGTAAACTCTTAACACTGACTTTAACAGGGAATTTGTTGGATGTCATTTGTTAAGATGTGGTTGGTGTTTATTTACGTTGTAGAAGAATTTAGTTGCCTGTGGTTGGTGTTTTTACTTTGTTCTTAGTTGAACTCAGTGCCCTTGTGCCATCATTGTACAATTCGTAATCACGCATTTATGATTTATCccttcacaaaaaaaaaaaaaaaactcaaagctCTGCTGTTATTGCTATGTTAACTGCAATTTCTCTCCATTCAAGCAAATACGAATCAACATGTACCATGAAAGGAGGTTGAAATATGGAGGATGAAAATCTGCCATAGAAAGTGCAAAAAcaacaagaacaaaaaatgaaggaaaatgcAAAttactg
This sequence is a window from Gossypium raimondii isolate GPD5lz chromosome 5, ASM2569854v1, whole genome shotgun sequence. Protein-coding genes within it:
- the LOC105770874 gene encoding protein GID8 homolog isoform X2, with the protein product MATSKKLISREEWEKRLNNVKIRKEDMNKLVMNFLVTEGYVEAAKKFRMESGTHHIDLATITDRMAVKKAAQCGNVEDAIEKINDLNPEILDTNPQLFFQLQQQRLIELIRNGKVEEALEFAQEDLAPRAEENQSFLEELERTISLLAFEDTSNCPVGELLDISQRLKTASEVNAAVLTSQSHEKDPKLPSLLKMLIWAQNKLDKKAAYPCINDLSNARIEDPTF
- the LOC105770874 gene encoding protein GID8 homolog isoform X1, giving the protein MATSKKLISREEWEKRLNNVKIRKEDMNKLVMNFLVTEGYVEAAKKFRMESGTHPDIDLATITDRMAVKKAAQCGNVEDAIEKINDLNPEILDTNPQLFFQLQQQRLIELIRNGKVEEALEFAQEDLAPRAEENQSFLEELERTISLLAFEDTSNCPVGELLDISQRLKTASEVNAAVLTSQSHEKDPKLPSLLKMLIWAQNKLDKKAAYPCINDLSNARIEDPTF